GTTATTAATTTGAAGACATAATAATAGCTCTTCTTTTATACGGTAAGCAATTCTGTTTTGCATATTCTCTCCACATAAGATAAGGCATTTCCCATGAAAGAAATCTGTGCCTGTTTTTTTTTCGTACAACTCTATCCCCAGCATACTATTTGCTATGAAATAGGTTATGCAAAAATAATCTGTAAAATCTATCCCCTCATAGCGGGAGTTATATTTCTTCCACAAAACAGTGTCATTCATGTATATCTGATTTTCGGTGATGATATTCTTCTTAGAATTACCATTCTTTAAAAAGAAATACAATAAGGAATCACCTCTTTGGTTTGTAACGCTCAATTCATATCCTGACTTCAGCGTATAATGCTCTTCTATTTTATTTTGTGCATATATACTTATTGGCAAAAATAAAAAGAAGAGAGAATATAATATGTATATTTTTTTTCTTTTCATATAAATGATTTTCCAAAATACCATTTCCAATTATATTTCAAAGTTTTATTTCTTTTTTCCTTTAAACAGTCTGTCGAATTCCTCTTCAGATAGGAAGTGTGCCAAGTATTGTTCCACATACTGACGAGTAGCTTCCGGGCTGACTTTCTCTGCATTATGAAAACTTAAATACTCTATTTCCTTTGTATTATTGTACAAATGAGTCGACTTGATAACGAATATCGGCATCGGCAAGTCCTTTGTTCCGTATTTTGCATCGTTCCATTGAATAGTATTTGCATAGGCTATAATAGTGGCTTGATAGTTATAGATATGAGATCTCCGTTCTTCATCCAAATCATATTTTATCTTACTGTCTAAATCAATATCGCTGAATGATACGATAGCGATATGCTTACGATATTGGGGGGAATAGAATATGAACTGCCTATAATCTCTCGCCCCTTTTCTCCCATCTCTAAATTTGTAACGCTCTCTTTTCTCTTCATATAGTTTGGGAATTGTCAGTTTAATCACTTTCGATTGCTTCAGATATGTATCCACATAATCATAGGCATCACTGTTACCTCGAAAGAAAAAATAGGTAGTGAAAGAAAAATATAATGGTACAAGCACAAGATTGGCTATTATAAATGGCGAGTTTATCCTTAGTTTCATCATTTATCTCATGTTTGATTGGCAATAATATCCATAAAATTCTTATTCAAATCTTCATCGTTCTGGTCTGAATCATTTTCTGCTATTACTCTTTTGGATGCAGCATCAGTATTATGAGTTTCTTGGAAATCAGAATACCTGGAGGAAATCGGTGGACTTGGCCAAAGACTTGTCTAATTTGGTACTGTCTTTCAAAGTGTGTAAGTATTCCTTCTATTCTATTCTCTCTTTCCATTCGTTTTCTATCTTCTGTTTCCAGTTTTTAAATTGATATATTCTTCTGGCATATGTCTTCTTTGTTTCCTCCACAGCCACAGCAGCCAATAGGAATATCACTGACTTGTCTGACGGCATAGAGGTCCTCATACTTACGGTTCTCTTGTATTTTCTGTTTAACCTTTCAATCCAGTTGGTCGTGTATATGCACCTTTGTACTTCTATGGGGAAGTCCATGTACGTGAAGTAAGCTGCGTTACGCTCCGCCTTATACCTTCTCAAGGTTGGGTACTTCTTTTCCCATTTGGTTACAAAAGTAATGAAATGTCCGTATCCCTGCAAGGATTTCATCTCTTTGTTCTCCAAGGAAAACACTTCGCCAAGTTCCCGGACCACTTCCGGCTTATCCTTATGGGATACGCTACCAAGTATCTGTCGCTTGACATGTGCCACACAGAACTGGTGGGCTGCCTGCGGAAAGGCAGCACAGACGGCATTCTCTATGCCTTGCAGCGCATCGGAAACGACAAGGTCAATTCCCTCGACGCCCCTTTCTTTCAACGCCTCAAGCTCCTCTTTCCAGCATACGGCCCCTTCTGTGGGATGGTTGACTACGGTGAGCACTTCCCTGCTTCCGTCCTCCAACACCCCCAGCATGGTATAGTAGGCCTCCTTGGATACCTGCCCGTCCCTGCGGGTGGAGATAAAGGTGGCGTCAATGTAGACGGCTAAGTAATGCGGGGACAAGGCACGGCCGAGCCACTGCTCAACGTCTTCACAGCAACACCTGGACAGATAGGAAACCTGCTGCCTGCTGTAAGTGCGGCCATAGATGCTGTCGGAGAACTCGCTTATCTGTTGCGTAGTAAGTCCCTTGGTATAGAGAAGATTGAACAGCCTCGCACGTTCCTCGCTTTCATTGCGTATCAGGCCCAGGAGAACGGGATAGAAGTTGCCGCTGCGGCTGCGGGGGACGCGCAGGGAAAACTCAAAGCCGTGACTGTACCAACGTCGAGAACGGAAACCGTTGCATTGCTCATTGCCGTTTGCGCTGACGAAAAGCTCCCGTTCATGAAACATCAGAGAGTTCATAATTAAAGACAGAAGGGTGACAAAACCCTCGCTACTGCTTGTGTAATTCGAAAGAATTTCCGAAATTTGTGAATGTGTAAGCTTCATCTGTTCGTTTCTTTATTGTTTTCAAGTACAAAGATAAGAATTAAATGGGCTTACACACTTTTATAGGATACTACCTCTAAGTTCATGAAGATGTCATCTATAGCTCTTTTATATAGCGTTAGATTTTCTTGCATTTTATCAGAACAAGATAATTCCCTTACAGGCAACAAGTTATATTCCGTAGAGAAAGAACTATCTTGTGGAGAGTCGTTTGCCTTATATGCAGACAAATGCACCTCCATTAAATACTGTATACTATTATTTGGATTCATTTTCTCAATATATTATTGTGCCGTATGCCTTCTATTCTTAGCCATCCAAGAATCCTATTATTTTTTATCAGCCAATTCCTGCCAGTCCTTTCTAATTCTATATTAGTTCGACTCCTCCCAGATGTCAGCTTTCTTGGAGTATGCTCATAAGCAGGTTTCTAATTCTATATTAGTTCGACTCCTCCCCCAAGGACCCGGATTTTGTTGAATAATCTCAATGTTCTTATCGGTAACGTTAGAAACGATAGCAACATGTCCATAGGGATTGAATATATAAGAATCAAATACTAATAAATCACCTTTCTGAGGTCTAACTTGATCTCTATTTTTATATTGAAAAAGGCCACGAGCAGTATTTAAGGACCCACTAGATAGTTTTTTGTCAAAAAAATCTTTCGCATTTCCATACGTATCGGGCATATGATGATGATAATGCAGGTAGTAATACCGCTTCACGAATTCCACACACTGGTAGCGAATTCCAACATTATAGCCATCAATGACATTTCGTCCAGATGACTGGCTGGTTCCACCATTATAGTAAACATAGACGCCATTAAAGCTATCAATTGGAAGCCCTCTTTTTAATGTAGGATTCAAATTGGTATGGGTAACCATCCAATGACTTGCTATCCCCAACAGAGTAATCCCCAACAGAGTATAAGATATTACCTTTCTTACCATAAATCACCTGGAGAATAAATATCGTTACAATCTATATTAGAATGCCACTTTTCGTCTAAGAATGGGTATACTAAAATATACTCTCCCCATTTGTGTCCTCTTTGTTTAACAAACTCTTCATCATCCCAAAGAGCTTTCGGAATGTATACATTATAGGGAGTATTTTTATCATACAATGTCAAGCAGTAGATATCAGCCTCTATCATACTTCCATCTTGATACACAGTAAATACATATTGTATTTTGCGTTTCAATTCGGAAACAGACAAATTCTGGTGCAAGTTATTTGCATTGATCTGAGAGTAATTTTCTTTTAACCAAATTGGTAACTTTTTTTTGTGAAAAGTATCTCTTTATCGTCAATAGGTTTTGGATGAGGATTCTTTAATTTAAACTTACCTATAATTTTAACCCCTTCTCTTACTTCATCATCTACGCATATTGGTCCAATCCCTGATGAAATATAGTAATGACGCTTCTTGATAAATACCATATAGGAAATTATTGAAAGTAATAGTATTATGGGAATAATTAATGATATGTATTTACTCTTTTTCTTAACAACTTTCGAATCAGTTCCTATATAAACTTTTCCCATAGTTCATTCCCCCATGAAAATTATAGGATTATTGCCATCCTGTGGATGATTATCATAAATTACAACCGCCTTGTCATCACTTTCGTGAACTTCTTTTCTGAAGACATGGATTTTCGTATCCACAATTCTATACTTTTTGTCTCCTACCACTAAATATATATCAAACCAATTATTATATTTGCTGACCTTTATGACTAAAGTTCCTTCCTGATCAGCAAACGAACCATATATCTTCTTATAGGCATGAATTATTTCTGCCTCATCAAAATAGAAATGGCCTTCATAGAGCATATCATTAACTGTCCACTGGAATTCTAAATTCATAGGTATGGCGGGGCGAGGAAAGTAACCTTTATCTGCCACATTTTGGATTTCCCCATTGGCATAATGAATGGTATAACTGACCGGTATGAATTTTGTCTCTTTATTTTCAAAATCCATTTTGATGTGATAATTATAACGTCTCTTATAGTTTTCCCAAATCGTATCTGAACAGCCATATTTCTTTAGGATTTCATCAGAATGGAAGTTGTCCTTCATTGCAAGGGCAGAAGCCTTCTCCAAGTTTTCAAATGGATTGGTAGGATCTTCCGCGAATTCAGTCCTCTCTGGCTTCAGCTTTACTTCCTTACCCTTCAAAGTATCACAAACGAGGATCGATCTGATAAGGTCGTCGTTTACATAAAGCCAGATATGTCCACCTGGTAATAATGTAGCAACAACATTGCAATAATTCTGATGCTTGTTTTCAAATGTGTCATGGTATCCTTCTCTGAATATCAGCAGCATTTTCTTTCTTAGTTCATCTGAGAATTCGATATCTGCCTTGTAATATTTCCTGTCTGCAAATGAGGCCCATAAGATGTGTAAACCAGTTGGCAAGTCTATATCTTCTTTATAGTTGTCAGGGTTGAAATTGCTCCCCGTAGGGTAACCTATCCCTACTTGCGGAGTTAAATCCATAGCGTCAAACGACCCCTCTTCCCCAAAAGTAATTGTCGCATATTTGGCTTCTACAGGGTAATGTCTCGGAGCTGCTATTGTAAAGTCCCACTTGAATTTTGTATTCATATTCTTATTTTCTTTCAGATTTGCTTTACAAGAGAAAGCTATAATGCAAATAACGATAATGGATAGAAGTGAAAATGTCTTTCTCATAATTCTTATTCTTTTGCAATATCTACCTTGGTGTTACTCTTGATGTAGAGATGATCTTGGGCCTTGATTACTGTTATTCCCCGCGACCCCAGAGTAACATTGTCCATAGTGCTGACCTCCATAGATTTTGTTACATCTGTTACTAAATTCCCATGTATTTCAGTATTCTGATTCCCATTAACAGATATTTGGGAGTCTTTTTCTATATTCTTACTGTAATTTCCTTGGATTGAGACCGAAGAATTCTTTCCGACATTAACAGAAGCTTCCTCTCCCACCTGCATGTTGAAGTCCTTTCCCACATTGACATTCATGTTCTCCGAAGCATTGATATTTACATTTTTTGTATTAACATTCACCTCCTCTGCGGAAGATATAGCAATGGTGCCGTTCTTTTCATCTACAAAAATACTGTTTGCATGTGTAGTTTGTAAAAGAATTGTATGTGCGGTATCATCAAAGGTAATGGTAGAACCACTTCTTGTGGTAAGGCTTTTCAAATGGTTCTCTGCAAATCCTCCCGCTCCCGTAGTTCCGTTGAACAGGCTTCCCATGACATAGGGTCTGTTGGGGTCACCGTGTCGGAATCCCACCAGCACATGGTCACCCACCTCGGGAATGAACACGAAGCCACGGTTGCTTTTCACCTGATCACTGCTTCCACCGTCTGGCGCCATGACGCGCAGCCAGTCCGTAGACATCTTCTCCGCCTGCCAGTTCATCTGAACCTGCACACGTCCGTGACCGAACTTGTCGTCATTCCTGGTGACCCTGGCCATCTGCGGTTCGGCAATCGGCATCTCCACCTCAGGCTCCGGCAGCGTGTCCACGACCGCAGGAATGGCCTTGAACGTATTGCTGTAATAGCTATCCTCGCCCACGGTATGTGTTATCTCGGTGATGAAGAACTCGCCCAATGACTCGCTCGTCAGGCTGCCCGCCCGCTCGAGGAAGGAACTCTTCAAGTCCACCACGCTTCCCGTGACGAGGGTTGCCGTCTCACTCTGCCCCAGTACATAGTGCGACTCGGCCGTGGCTGCCTCCTGCTTCTTCCTGACATACCTCGTCATCTCTGAGGTGTAGTGGATGCGGGGCAGGGCATACTGCCTTGCAGGATTCCTGTACATCTCGAGCGAAGCCTGGAAGGCCTCATAGCCCAGCTGGTCCTTGTCGGTGGGCTTGTTCGGGGTTTCTGCAGCAATGGTCTGGTCGTTGAGCGAATGATAGGAGAACACCTTTGCCGGCTTTGCCAGCGCCTTGACTCCGATGTCAAGTGACGAGAGGCTTGTCCCGAACTCGAGCTTCACAGCATCCGGCAGATGTACGGGTCGGCCGAAGACCAGGTCGATTCCGTCATAGTAGAGCCATTCGTTGTATTGCAGGGCAAGACGCTTGATGAACGTGAAGTCCGACTCGTTGTACTGGCAAACGTAGTCGAGCTTCTCGGTGTATTCGGGATTTATCCTTGCACTCACCCCCGCCTTGGAAGTCATCTCCTTGATGATGTCAGCCAGGGTGCATCCTGTCCATGAGTTGAAGTTCAGGTCGGTCTCGAGGCGGTAGGTCTCTGAGTATCCCGACACCAGAATATGTCCGAAATCACTGTTCTTCCTGTGCAGGCTCACGCCCGTGATGACCCCCATGAAGGTGGTTTCCGAATTCTCTCCTGCATATACGGCGAATGACTTTCCAATCCATTTTGCACTGTCCTTGAGGTTGTGGGCATATCTGTTTCCCCCAGCCTCAAGGTCAAGGAACAGCTCGAAACGGTGGTGATTGTTGATGGACTGATGAAGCTTTAGCGACTTGAAGGAAAATAACTTCTTTCCGTCTATGCCTACGGAAATCTTGTGGTTGAGTATTGACATGTTCCAGATTTAGGGTGTTATTCTTTGTTGCTATTCCTTAAAAGAAAATCAGGCCTTCCTCCTCCGGCTTCTTGTCCGAGGCAGGAAGGCCCGTTACCGACTTACTTGCAGTCGTGCTTATACCTTCGGCCAGCGGTTGTCCAGCTCGGCATTACCCACGGTAATGGTCTCTGCCGAGAATGTCATGGCGATGGTCATCGGTACCTCGTTGGTTGCATCAAGGGTTTCCTTGTAATGCACGATGTAGGCGTTCTTGACTCAAGTTCATTCCTCTTTGCATCTTCTTCAGTTTTCTTGTATTTCATCTTCATAATATTGTGAATAAAATTTCAGGTTCTCATATCCATAATAATTCTTCTTTTTGAATCTATTGAGCAATTCCGAATGCTTTGAATACGTATCACTTATGATACCAATCACACCGGGAGTTTGTTCCTTTTCTAATTCTTTCTTTGATATAAGTTCTAAGATATAGGCCACATCTTCGTCAAGATTACCCTCGTATTTTGTTTTATAAGGTTCATTTAGAATCTCTTCAAGAAAAGGCATAAACATCGTTTGACAGTTTTCTGCCTCTCTACAGTATTGTCTGAATATATTTCTTCTTAGCTTCCATTTTCCGTTTATCCCAATTCTCCCAAAGAATATAGAAAACCAAGCATGATTATCCTCATCGGCTTTCATCTTTTTAAAGATAAAGGTTTTGAGATGATCATCCCAATATCCAAAATCTTGTACTAATTCATATATGTGGTATAAATCTTTTTGCATGTATGCGAAATCTGATTTCTTTCCATAGAATAGATAATTATTGAAAGCCAGTAGATATAATTTATCATCATATACGTTTGAATGAATATTCAAATCGACAAATCTATCTTTCCTATATATTATAAGATTGTCAGGTTCGTCCTCAATTAAAGGATTTAATTCCACTTCAATGATATCGTTTGTGTTTTCTTTAATATCATATCCAAATACTTGTTTTATTTTAGACTCGAACTCTTGCGCACTCGGAAAATCAAAGCCACTTTCAGCCAAAAGCAACTTTCTCTCATTTCCTATGTTTTTCATATTATCTGTTACTTTCTTTGTCGCTATGTTTTTACCGTATATTTGACTCTTTGGCTGATTTCTCATACATCCATAGCTACAGCTGAGCATCATACATTCAAGCAAAATCAGTGCTATTCTATGATTCCAAACCATAATTTTCTTTTTTAATTGTTGTTGATAATATCACCAGAGGTATTTATGATTCTGTCATCAAGGCGGCATGAAAACAAAAAAGAGAAAACCTCAACAACTTCTTGAAGTCTCCTCTGTCGGCTGAAAGACAGTCTTGCTCTGGGGAAGAAGAGGAAGAATTGCAATCTGTTGTCTTTGAAGGCAAAGATAGGAAATAGGAATTTAAAGACAAAGGAAAGAAGCTTAAAAGACTTGCAGATTATGGATATTTAACAGTTCTTCCCTGCCTGCTGGCTTGTGTTATTCAGACGGTCTTGCAATCTCATTCATATTACCTTGCAAAGTGACTCATTTTACTGCGTGATTTAAGTCACTTTGCAAGGTGATATGAGGCATATTGCAAGACAATGAAAAAGGAATTTCTATCTATTTGATAATCAGTGCTTTTATTAATCCTAACTCGTATGTTCTTTCTCAAACAGAATGTTTTATGCCATAAGCGCGTTGATGTATTCTGTAACCTGATAATATTATGGTTCCATGCTATTCGTTCTTGTGAAACCTATTCCTCTTTAAATCTATTCTATAAACTTTTACATTGTCAGCTTTTGCACTCTCTTCGTCATAAGTGAGCATGATAGTCCATAAACAGCGCTGTTCAACATCAATATAATAGATTTGCTCATAACAGGAGAGTGTGTTAGCATTGTTGTAATACTCATAACATAAGAGGGAGTCGCTAATCTGCTTGCCTGCATACAATATGGCAAATGTTCTGATATGTTCTTCCACTCCGCTCTTTTCTTTATAGGTTTTTAGTGAGATAGTGTGTAGCTTATCAAGTTTCAAATTAAATTTTGGCTTATGAGAAAGCAGCTTATAATAGTCTATTGTGAGCTGTTCCAATATGCATGCTTCTTTCCCTGCTACACATGTGGTGTTAACCTGATGGGCAAAATCTTTGTTTGAAATGCACTTGTCGCCAAGTAGTAACGAATCGCTGTTTGCCTTTGAAGCCGAAATCGTTTCAGTTTGGAAGGCATGACTCTGCCCACAAGAGACAATGAGACATAACAGAACCGATAAAATAATCATCTTTATCCAAGCCTTATTGTAGTTTGAATGAAGGTAAGAGTTATGCAGGCTTCTTTTTCTTTCTTGGATTGCACCCTAAACACTTTCATAATTAATTCCTTCTATATCGATGTTACAGTATATACCGTTTTAATCTGTTGTTTTTTAATTCCCCGGTCTTTGGTTTTAGAATAAACCTGCCTTGTTCACTGATATGGTAGGTGCATTTTCCCCAAAACGTAGTCTCCAATTCATCAGTATAAAAGTTGATTAGTGTGATATTTTTGTTATTATCTATATAAAAATAACGTTCTGAGGATTCGTAAAGTCGGTATACAAAATAGTAACATATCAGATAGTCTATGACTCTTTGTTTGGCGTCCAATGTAGCAAAAGCAATATAGTTAACGGGGGCGAACATTTCATCTCCCTTTTTACTTTGGTATTTGGAACCACTCTTGTATATGTTGAGCGTGTATTTTTTAGTAGAATACATCGTCTTGCAGTAGTAGGCAGAATCCACGAGATAGTCAGTGGCTGTTGATTTCTTACGTGGTAATACGCCTAACGTCTGTTGAGGCATAGTTGAAAGCGATTCAAAATACCGATCATTTGAAAGGAATGTAATCCAATAAATGGAATCAATAGTGTTATTCTCCCATTTCTGTGGGAAGGCGTGTTTCGTAAAATCGACCAGACAAGTATCTGTATCACCAGCTTTTGTTGGTGAGTTTATCGTCTGACAGCATGCAGACATACAGATAAATGTGATTACGATGAAAGATAATAAAAACTTCATAGCTTCTTAACCGTTACTTTACTTATATCAAAATCTCCTGCGTGCAAATGAGTCTCGTGACCTGAAGCAAATTTTGTGCCCGCTAATTTTGGAAACCAAGACTCTTTGCCCCGGAATATTTTTGTAAAATGAAAATGTATGAAAGCATTCACTTTCCTTTGCTCATCTTTAAATGATGAGCAGTATTCTGTGTCTGCACTATCTCCATTGGGATGACTTAGGCTAGGGTAACTTGTTGCATCTGCAAAACACATACCCGTACATTTCATAGGTTTCCCAAACTCTGCAAGTGCGCCAATGAACCCTGCCATCGTATCAGGATTACAATATCTTCGCTGTGTACTACTAAATGTAAATAGGATTGTAATTCCCCCATTTTTTATAGACAATCCATCAGGCATCCTCGCTAATTCAACCATCCCAGTAGATGCTGGATAACTTTTAATGCCATAGTGAGTTCCTTTGACATATATTCTTTGATCCTTATCTATATAAGCTTCCTGTGCATTTCCACCCTTTGGATAAGTATAAGCG
The nucleotide sequence above comes from Segatella oris. Encoded proteins:
- a CDS encoding IS256 family transposase, yielding MKLTHSQISEILSNYTSSSEGFVTLLSLIMNSLMFHERELFVSANGNEQCNGFRSRRWYSHGFEFSLRVPRSRSGNFYPVLLGLIRNESEERARLFNLLYTKGLTTQQISEFSDSIYGRTYSRQQVSYLSRCCCEDVEQWLGRALSPHYLAVYIDATFISTRRDGQVSKEAYYTMLGVLEDGSREVLTVVNHPTEGAVCWKEELEALKERGVEGIDLVVSDALQGIENAVCAAFPQAAHQFCVAHVKRQILGSVSHKDKPEVVRELGEVFSLENKEMKSLQGYGHFITFVTKWEKKYPTLRRYKAERNAAYFTYMDFPIEVQRCIYTTNWIERLNRKYKRTVSMRTSMPSDKSVIFLLAAVAVEETKKTYARRIYQFKNWKQKIENEWKERIE
- a CDS encoding CHAP domain-containing protein produces the protein MVRKVISYTLLGITLLGIASHWMVTHTNLNPTLKRGLPIDSFNGVYVYYNGGTSQSSGRNVIDGYNVGIRYQCVEFVKRYYYLHYHHHMPDTYGNAKDFFDKKLSSGSLNTARGLFQYKNRDQVRPQKGDLLVFDSYIFNPYGHVAIVSNVTDKNIEIIQQNPGPWGRSRTNIELETCL
- a CDS encoding DUF2931 family protein; translation: MRKTFSLLSIIVICIIAFSCKANLKENKNMNTKFKWDFTIAAPRHYPVEAKYATITFGEEGSFDAMDLTPQVGIGYPTGSNFNPDNYKEDIDLPTGLHILWASFADRKYYKADIEFSDELRKKMLLIFREGYHDTFENKHQNYCNVVATLLPGGHIWLYVNDDLIRSILVCDTLKGKEVKLKPERTEFAEDPTNPFENLEKASALAMKDNFHSDEILKKYGCSDTIWENYKRRYNYHIKMDFENKETKFIPVSYTIHYANGEIQNVADKGYFPRPAIPMNLEFQWTVNDMLYEGHFYFDEAEIIHAYKKIYGSFADQEGTLVIKVSKYNNWFDIYLVVGDKKYRIVDTKIHVFRKEVHESDDKAVVIYDNHPQDGNNPIIFMGE
- a CDS encoding type VI secretion system Vgr family protein is translated as MSILNHKISVGIDGKKLFSFKSLKLHQSINNHHRFELFLDLEAGGNRYAHNLKDSAKWIGKSFAVYAGENSETTFMGVITGVSLHRKNSDFGHILVSGYSETYRLETDLNFNSWTGCTLADIIKEMTSKAGVSARINPEYTEKLDYVCQYNESDFTFIKRLALQYNEWLYYDGIDLVFGRPVHLPDAVKLEFGTSLSSLDIGVKALAKPAKVFSYHSLNDQTIAAETPNKPTDKDQLGYEAFQASLEMYRNPARQYALPRIHYTSEMTRYVRKKQEAATAESHYVLGQSETATLVTGSVVDLKSSFLERAGSLTSESLGEFFITEITHTVGEDSYYSNTFKAIPAVVDTLPEPEVEMPIAEPQMARVTRNDDKFGHGRVQVQMNWQAEKMSTDWLRVMAPDGGSSDQVKSNRGFVFIPEVGDHVLVGFRHGDPNRPYVMGSLFNGTTGAGGFAENHLKSLTTRSGSTITFDDTAHTILLQTTHANSIFVDEKNGTIAISSAEEVNVNTKNVNINASENMNVNVGKDFNMQVGEEASVNVGKNSSVSIQGNYSKNIEKDSQISVNGNQNTEIHGNLVTDVTKSMEVSTMDNVTLGSRGITVIKAQDHLYIKSNTKVDIAKE